GGCCGCATACGCGGCGGAGATCATCCGGGCCGGTGTGATCGCGGTCGACGGCGGCCAGTTGGAGGCGGCAGCGGCGCTCGGGATCCCGCGCCTGCGGCAGGCGCGGCGGATCATCCTGCCGCAGGCGATGCGGGCGATCCTGCCGAACGCCGCCAACGAGGTCGTGTCGCTGTTCAAGGGCACCTCGATCGTCTACGTGATGGCGATCGGCGAACTCTTCTACCAGGTCCAGGTGATCTACGGCCGGACCGGCCGGGTCGTGCCGCTGCTGATGGTCGCGACCGTCTGGTACGTCGTGCTCACCACGCTGCTGTCGATCGCCCAGTACTACGTGGAGCGGCACTTCGCCCGCGGCAGCCTGCGCAACCCGCCGCCGACCCCGTGGCAGCGCATCCGCGGGCTCCTGTACACCACCCTGGCCGACAGGCCGACCCCACCGACTGCGAGGACCACCCGATGACCACCACCGCGATGGTCGACATCCGAGGCGTGCACAAGAGCTTCGGCCGACTCGAAGTGCTGCGCGGCGTCGACCTCCAGGTAGCGGCCGGCTCGGTCACCGTCATCCTCGGTCCGTCCGGCTCCGGAAAGTCCACGCTGCTGCGAGCGGTCAACCACCTGGAGAAGCTCGACCGGGGCTACGTCTCCATCGACGGCGAACTGATCGGCTACCGCTACGCGGGCGGCAAACTGCACGAGCGGCCCGAGCGCGAAGTCCTGCGCCAGCGCACCGACATCGGCTTCGTCTTCCAGAACTTCAACCTCTTTCCGCACCTCACCGTGCTCGACAACGTCATCGAGGCCCCGGTCAGCGCCCTCAGGAAGCCCAAGTCCGAGGCACGTTCGTCTGCCCTCGACCTGCTCGCCAGGGTCGGCCTCGCCGACAAGGCCGACACCTACCCGCGCCAACTGTCCGGCGGCCAGCAGCAGCGCGTCGCCATCGCCAGGGCGCTGGCGCTGGAGCCCAAGGTGTTGCTCTTCGACGAGCCCACCTCCGCGCTCGACCCCGAACTGGTCGGCGAGGTCCTGGACGTGATCAGGGACCTCGCCCGGGCCGGCACCACCATGATCGTGGTCACCCACGAGATCGGGTTCGCCCGCGAGGTGGCGGACACGGTGGTGTTCATGGACGGCGGGGTGGTGGTCGAACAGGGACCGCCCGCCGACGTCCTGGACGACCCGCAGCACGAGCGCACCCGCGCCTTCCTCTCCAAAGTCCTCTGACCCTCTGCACTGGAGCCAACGCCATGCCTCTGACCCGCCGCGCCCTTCTCGCCTCCGCACTCGGCCTGGTCGCCGCGCTCACCTTGACCGCCTGCGGCAGTGCCGACACCGCCTCCGCCGACCTCGGCGCGGGAAAGGGAAGCGCAGCGCCCGACGGCACCCTGGTCAACCTGACCGCTGATCAGAAGCGCATAACCACCCCCAAGGTGGACGCCGTCGCGGCCCTCGTCCCGGACGCCATCAGACAGCGCGGCACCCTTCAGGTGGTCGACAGCCTGGGCACCACCCCGCCGCTCGACTTCTACGCCACCGACAACAAGACCATCATCGGCGTCGAGCCGGACATCGCGTACCTGATCGGCGATGTCCTCGGCCTCAAGGTCGAGTTGAACCCGGTTTCCTGGGAGAACGTCTTCGTCGGCCTGGACAGCGGCAAGTACGACGTCGGCCTGACCAACATCACCGTCACCGAGGAGCGCAAGGAGAAGTACGACTTCGCCACCTACCGTCTGGACATCCTCGGCTTCGAGACGAAGAAGGGCACCGGCTGGAAGGTCACCGGCCCCAAGGACGTGGCCGGCCACACCATCGCGGTGCAGTCCGGCACCAACCAGGAGAAGCTGCTGGTCAGCTGGAACGACCAGAACGTCAAGGCCGGGCTCAAGCCGGTGGACATCAAGTACTACCAGAACGCCTCCGACCGCTACCTTGCCCTCTCCTCCGGCCGGATCGACGCCTACCTCGGCCCCAACCCGCTGCTCGCCTTCCACGCCGCCCAGACCGGCGAGACCGAGGTGATCGGTACCTACTCCGGCGCCGGAGCCGACACCGTGGGCAAGATCGGAGCCGCCACCCGGAAGGACGACGGCCTGGTCAAGGCCCTCAACGCGGCGATCAACGAGATCATCAAGAACGGGACCTACGGGCAGGCGCTCAAGCGCTGGGGCCTGGCGAACGAGGCCGTCCCGACCTCGGAGACCAACCCGCCCGGGCTGCCCAAGACCAACCCGTAGCCCAGGCATCCCCAAGGGCCTCCTCATGCGACTGAAGCCGCTCAGCCGTGCCGCCGTGCTCTCGGCAGCCGCCCTCCTGGCCCTGGCCACGCCGGCCGCACTACGTGTACGCGGAGATCTCGCCCGCGACGGGGGAGGTGGTGCGACGCAAGGGTTGGGCAGCGGCTTCCTGTACGACACCCCGCAGATGACCGGCACCGTCGCGCCGGGCGGGGTGGTGTTCCAGGGCGCCGTGACCGGTGTGGTCCGGGTGTCCCCGGGCTAGGAAGGCCGGCCGTGCGGGGGCAGGTGCGGAGTCGGTACGGACGGCTCCGCACCCGGCGGCGTGACGGGCATCCCGGCGGCCGCCCAGGCCTGGAAGCCGCCGATCACGTCGGTGGCCCGCCGCAGCCCCAGCTGCCGCAGGGACAGTGCGGCGAAGGAGGAGGCGTAGCCCTCGTTGCACAGCACGATCACCCGCAGGTCGTGATGGGTGGCCTCGGGCAGCCGGTATGGGCACTGCGGGTCCAGGCGCCACTCCAGTTCGTTGCGTTCCACGACGACCGCTCCGGGGATGAGACCGTCGCGGTCGCGCAGCGCACCGTACCGGGTGTCCACCAGCAGCGCCCCCTCCTCGCGTGCGGCAGCCGCGGCCTGGCTCGGCGTCAGGCGGTGCAGCGGGCTCCGGGCTTCCGCGAGGAGCTGGTCGACGGTCTTGGGGATTTCCGGCATGATCACCACTCCTGGGTCTGCTCGGTCCGTGTCAGCCGCAGGACCCGGCCGTCGCGGGTGTACCGGCGCATCAGCGGCAGCGGCGGGTAGTAGACGTGGACGGACACCGCGTGCTCGGTCCGGGACGGATTGACCACCTGGTGGACGTGGTGCGGGCCGAAGGCGCGGCCCCGCCCGGTGGAGAGCTCCCGCCGGCGGTCCACGCCGTCGGCCAGCTCCAGCACCCGCCAACCCTCGGTGGGCAGCTCCACGGCGATCGAGCTCTCGCGCAGCAGCCCTGAGGCGGTGGCGAAGGCGCCACGGGAACCGCCGTGGTCGTGCCAGCCGGTCTCGGCGCCCGGAGGCCATCCGATCACCCAGGCCTCGGCGCCGCCGGGTGCGGGCAGCGAGATCCAGCTGCGTTCGCCGGGCCGGCGAGGCAGGCGGGCGAGCACCCCGGGGTCGGCCGCGGTCCGGTGGGCGAACTCGAGCAGCTCGCCGAGCGTGGGGCCGTCGTTGCCGGTGGGGCGGATCGCCGGGGTGGGGCTGGATACAGCGGTGCCGTCGGTGCGGAGCAAGGGAACCGTCCTGCGTGTGGGTCGCCCTGGGGAACGGGCTGCGGATGGTGACGCGTTCCGGAGCCGACTGATCGAGTGCGCGGGCGTGCGCAGGCGCTGTGCGCGGCAGACTGCCCCAGGGGGCGCGGATGGAGCTCCCGCACGGACGGAGTCTCGGGGGCTGCGCTTCGATCAGGCGGCGGGGCGACAACACAGGCAGCCGGCGTACCGGACGGTGTCCAGGTGCGTGCGCCGGAAGAGCCTGAGGTCGAGGTGTCCCACGGTCGGCAGTGAACCAGGAGAGTAGTGAAGAGGTCAAGCCTGTCGGGCCGGCGCGGGGCGGCATCGGCATCGACGCTGGTGGACAACCATGCGCGGGCGGCTTGCCCAGGCCAGGCCGTCAGCGTCGGCGCGGACCGCAAGTTGCCCGTGTCCTGGCTCGTCTTCGAACGGCACCGCACCTTCCGCTACGGCGGCGGCCTCCGTTCGGTGCCCCACCTGCCCGGTGAGCCCACCCCGTACGACCCGGAGACCGTGGCCCAGGCCCTGCGGGAGGCCGCCGCCGCGTTCGAGTGATCTGCGGGAAAGTCACGGGAGTGTTGCCCCGGATTGCTTTTCCGCTGCGGCACTTGAGCACCGCTCGCCCCGCGTGTGAGGGTGGCCCGGACGCCCGGTGATCGGCACCGGGGCCGTGCAGGACGAACCGCGCTGCTCGGTGCCGAGCCCGCTGCGGAGGACGGAGGACCCGGTGCCGTCGCGCCCGCAGCCCCTTCGGAAACTGGGATTCCTGACCATCGGGCTGTTCGACCCGGCCGATCCTGCCCGGGGACACGAGTCGACGCTTCGGCTGATCGAACTCGGCGAGCAGCTGGGATTCGACAGTGCCTGGGTACGGCACCGGCATCTGCAGCACGGGATCTCCTCCCCCATCGCCGTGCTGGCGGCGGCCTCCCAGCGCACCAGCCGCATCCACCTGGGCACCGCCGTCATACCGCTGGGGTGGGAGAACCCGCTCCGGCTGGCCGAGGACCTGGCCACCACCGACCTGCTGTCCGGCGGCCGGCTCAACCCCGGAGTCAGCGTCGGACAGCCCGGCCACTACGCCAGGGTGGCCGGCGCTTCCCTGGACGACGCGCAGGCCGCCTACCGCGCCCTGCTCGCGTCAGTCGGCGGACAGCAGGTGCTCGGCGCCGCCTTCGAGCATCTTGGCGGTCTCGGTGGAGCGGGGGAGCATGGTCTTCTCGTAGGTGCGGATGGCCTCGTCGACGGTGGTGGAGTTGGCGAGGGCGAGGGCGAGTTCGCTGGCGTCGAGCATGGCGAGGTTGACGCCGACGCCGAGCGGGGGCATGAGGTGGGCGGCGTCGCCGAGCAGGGTCACCGTCGGGTTGTGCTGCCAGGTGTGCGGTACGGGGAGGGCGAAGATCGGGCGGTCGACGTAGGGGGCGTCGTTGTCGGTGATCATCTGGTGCATGCGGGGCGACCAGTGGGCGTACTCGTCGAGGAGCAGGGCGCGGATGCCGTCGGTGTCGTCGGTCGTCAGACCGCTCCGGCTGATCCAGTCGACCGGGACCCGCCGGATGACGTAGGCACGGATGTGGTTTCCGCTGTTGCGCTGGGCGACCAGGCCGCGGTGGCCGTCGGCTGAAAAAGCGCTGCCGGGGCCGACCAGTTCGGCAAGGTCGGGGTGGCGGTTCTCGACGTCGGAGAACCGTGCCTCCAGGAAGCTCACCCCGGTGTACTGGGGGACGGCGGGGGAGACGGCCGGGCGTACCCGGGAGAAGGCGCCGTCGGCGCCGATGACCAGATCGGTCTCGACGGTCGTGCCGTCGGTGAAGTGCAGTTGTCGCGGCCCGTCGGCGGGCCCGCTGATCGAGTCGAGGGCCTGTCCCCAGTGCACGGTTCCCGGTTGCAGGGAGTCGAGCAGCAGGTCGCGCAGCTGGCCGCGGTCGATTTCGGGCTTGAAAAGCTCGTCGGCCTCCGGGAGCTGATGGGACGTCATCCGGCCGGTCGGGTCCAGCCGGCGCATTTCCTGCCCTTCGGGGCGGGCCAGCTGGAAGAACTCGTCGAGCAGGCCGGCTTCGCGCAGGGCGATCTGGCCGTTGTCGGCGTGCAGGTCCAGGGTGCCGCCCTGGTTGCGCGCGTCCGGGCCCGGGTCGCGGTCGTGGACGGTGACCGCGAGGCCGCGCCGCTGGAGGATGCGGGCGCAGGTCAGCCCGCCGGGTCCCGCGCCGATGATGCTGATGCGGGCATGGGCAGGTGCCGGGGAGTTCATGGGTGGTCCCTTCGCCGGTGCCGGATCGCGGCCGCGGCCCTGTGCCGCGGAGTCGTCAGACACCGACTCCATTATTTTTGAACCGTTCCAAATATGCAACTGTTTCGATTTTGCTGGATTCCGGGTAGGGTTGGCACATGGCAGAGACGACGATCGACCGCGCAGGAACGGGCGGGCGGCGCGAACGCAAGAAGGCCGCCACCCGGCAGGCGATCGCCGACACGGCGCTGCGGCTGTTCCTGGAGCGCGGCTACGAGCAGGTGGGCGTCCGCGAGATCGCCGAGGTCGCCGACGTGTCGGTGTCGACCTTGTTCAACTACTTCCCCCAAGGCAAAGAAGCCCTGGTCTTCGACGAGGACGCCCGCCATGAGGCCGCCCTGGTCCGTGCGGTCACCGACCGGCCCCCGGGCCAGACGGTCTCCGACGCCCTGCGCGCCCACCTCACCGGCTTCGTCGACTCGGCCCACACCCGAGACCCCCGCTTCGCCGACTTTCAGCGGCTCATCCAGCAGACTCCGGCCCTACGCGAGTACGCCCGCGCGATGTGGCTGCGCCACGAAGAGGCTCTGGCCCGCGCTCTCGCCGACCAGACCGGCCGGCCGCACGACGACCTCATCTGCGCCGCCTATGCCCGGTTCACCCTGGAGATCATCGCGTTCGCCGGATCCCGTCCTGACCCGGCCGCCGCCGTCGAGCAGGCCTGTCTCCTGCTCGACCAGGGTTGGACGACCGCGGTCGCCCGACACGACCCCGCCACTGCCACCTCCCCAACCGCATAGAGCCGGTTTCAAGCAGGCGGACGCGGGTCCTAGCGCGTTTCCGCGCCCGGCTGACCACGCCGCGCGCCCGGCCATGTTCGGGCGCGGAGCTCCTGGCGAGTATGCCGCCAATCTAGCGAACATGTTCGTTGCGAACATGTCTTTCTGCGGGTGCATGTGGCGGCGGTCGGGCGGCTTGGCGCGCCCGACCGCCCGTGGACACGCATACCGTGTGTGGCGGTGCGTTGCGGCCGCCTCCCTGTGTCGCTGGTGCTCGGCCGCGTGGTCCCTGGTCATGTCTCGTCGAGATCAGGCGTCGAGTGTGGAGATCCAGTCGCGCAGGACCGCGACGTACGTCTGCGGGTCGCTCTGGTGCATGACGTGGCCCGCCTTCGGGAACGACTGGTAGTCGAACCGCTGCCCGGCCTTGGTGATGAGTTCGCGCATGTGCCGGACCTGGAGGTCCGAGACGGCCCCCTGCAGCCGGCCGCTCTCCTCGTCGACCTTCCAGAAGTGGTGGGAGAACATGACGGGGACCTTGACGGAGGCGAGCATGCGGGCGTGGTCGCAGGAGGCGCTGGCCGAGCCGGTGGCGAAGGCGCGGGCCCACTCGGGGTCGTACTCCTTCCAGGTCTGGGGCGGTTCGTCGCCGTCCATGAAGGCGCCCATCTGCGCCAGGCCCTTGGCCAGTACCGGCGGCAGTTCGCGGGCCATCGCCTCTTTGAGGCCCCGCCAGTCGCCGATCGACCACTGGTCGCCGAGGTACTTGCTGATGAGCGTGAACCACGGGCCGATGGCCTGGTGCATGCCGTGGCCGTAGGGGGGCTGGATCTCGGAGGAGAACAGCGGTGCGTCCTCGTAGTACGCCCCGCGGAGCATGCCGGGCGGTGCGTAGGCGGACAGCCAGGCCGCGATGACGCCGCCGGAGGACAGGCCGCAGGCGACCACCGAGCGGCGGACGCGTCCGGAGACGAACCGGACCAGGTCGTTGCCCATGTTGTCGAGGGTGTAGCGCCCGGGGGTGCGGGTGGAGCGGCCTTGGCCGCGCAGGTCCACGGCGAAGACCTCGAAGTCGTCTTCGAGCAGCTTCATGGCTGCCTCGTAGCCCCACCAGGACTCCCCCTGTGCGGGGATGAGCAGGAGGGCCGGCTTGTCGGCCGGTCCGGTGGTGGCGTAGTTGAGTGTCACCTCGCCGGTGTCGAACGTCTCCTCGGGGTAGCCGTGTTCGACGTAGGTGGCGTCGGGGTTGTGCGGTCCGTAGTTCATCGCAGTCCCTTGAAGTAGTCGCCGGTCTCGAAGTCGGCGAGCAGGCCCGGGTGGGTCGGTTCCCAGCCCAGGACCTGCCGGGTGGTCAGGGCGGATGTCGGGTTGTCGAGGGAGATGACCATCGCGAGGAACCCGAAGTGTGCCTGCAGTTGGTCGGCGGGGATGCTCGCGGTGGGTATGTCGAGGTGGTCGCCGATGCTCTGGGCGATCCGGCGCAGCGGGATGCCTTCGTCCCCGGCCGCGTGCCAGCGGGTGCCGGCCGGTGCGTTCTCGAGCGCGAGGCGGAACAGGTGGGCGACGTCGAGGGTGTGGACGGCGGGCCACTGGTTCCCGCCGTCGCCCGGGTAGCCGGAGACGCCGGTCCGCTGGGCGATGGCGATCAGGGTCCTGGCGAAGCCGTGCCGGTCCAGGGTGCTGTGGGTGATGGGCGGGATGCGCACGACCGAGGAGCGCACGCCCCGCCGTGCCAGGGCGAGCACGGCGTTCTCGTTCTCGGTGCGGCCGCCGGGGCCGCCGGCGTCCTCCTCGGTGCCGGGCCGGCCCAGGCCCGCGGACACCAGGCCGAGCGTGCCCGACGCCGCGACCAGCGGCTTGCCGGTGCCGGCGAGCGCCTCGCCGAGCGCGTGCACGACGGCGAGGTCCGCGGCGACGGCGGCGGGGTAGTTCCCGGAGCGCATCTGCTCGTGGTCGAAGGCGAGGTGGACGACACCGTCGCAGTCCGCGGCGGCCTCGGCGATCGCGGCGGGCTCGGCGAGGTCGCCGCGGTGCGCGGTCGCACCGTACCCGGTCACCGCCGCTGCGGCGGCGTCGGATCGCGCGAGACCGACGACGTCGTGCCCGGCGGCGACGAGTTCGGGGACGATCGCCGAGCCGAGATGGCCGGACGCACCGGTGACGAAGACACGCATGGTGACTCCCGTGGGTGTGGTGGGGGAAGGGCAGGAAGAAGTGATGAGACTGAGTCCCGTCACTAGTTCCACCGTAGCGCGTGATGGGACTCGGTGCCATCACTTAGGATGTGGTCATGGCCAGATGGGAACCGAACGCGTGGGAACGCCTGGAGCGCGCCGCGCTCGCACTGTTCGCCGAACGCGGGTACGACGCCACGACCGTCCCCGAGATCGCGGACCGCGCAGGCCTGACCAAGAGCACGTTCTTCCGGCATTTCGCCGACAAGCGAGAGGTGGTGTTCGGCAGGCAGGACATGCTGGCGGAACTCTTCAGCGACGCGATCCGGGCCGCCGGGCCATCGGCGACGATCGGCGACTGCCTCGCCGCAGCACTGGAATCCGCCGCCCCCGGGCTCACACCCGAGCGCCACGACCTCGCCGTTCAACGGCGAGCGATCATCGCCGCCAACAGCGAACTGCAGGAACGCGAGCTCCTCAAACGCGCCCGCCTCACGTCCGCCATCGCCGACGCCCTCCGGGCACACGGAGCCGACGAGACCACCGCCGACCTGGCCGCCGCGCTGGGGGTCCTCGCCTTCAGCACCGCCTTCGCCCGCTGGGCGGCGCCGGAGAACCGGCAGCCGTACACCGAGATCGCGCGCACGACCCTGCGCGATCTCCAGTCCCGCGCGGCCGGTCTTGCCGCAGACACCGAGGTTCGCGCCTGACCTGGGAATCCGGCCGATCACGTGGCTGGTCACGACGCCAAGTGCGCGAGTTCGCGGCTGCCTGACCTTGGCAGGGGCAGGCAGCCGCCAGGGGCTGTGGTCATACTCGAACGCATGGACAGCACAACGCCGTTGGGACGGTTCCTGCGGGCCCGCCGGGGACAGCTGCAGCCCGCTGACGTGGGGTTGCCGCACTATGGCGAGCAGCGGCGGGTGCCGGGCCTGCGCCGGGACGAGGTGGCTCGACTGGCCGGGGTGGGGGAGTCGTACTACATCCGGCTGGAACAGGGGGTTTCGCAGCACGCCTCGCCGCAGGTGCTGGACGCGATCGCGGGGGCATTGCTCCTGGACGCCACCGAACGGAGCCACCTGTACGACCTGGCCGGCGCGGCGCGCGCGGCCGACGAGGGAGGTCGCGCCAGGGGGCGAAGCCGGGCGCGGGAGCGGCTGAGCGAGGAGACGAGGCAGCTGATCGCCGCCTTCGGCGACACCCCTGTGATCGTCCTGGGTCTGCGCAGCGACGTGCTGGGCTGGAACCCCACCGGCCACGCACTGTTCGCAGGCCACCTCGACCCGGACAGTCCGGCCGATCCGGCCGCACGCCCGAACACCGCGCGTCTGGTCTTCACCGACCCCCACACCCGGGACCTCTACGAGGACTGGCCGAAGAAGGCCAGGGACGCGGTGGGCCGACTGCGATCGTGTGATCGCACGTCAGCAGGGCGTGGTGCTGTCGGAGTCCAGCGTCACCGCCACCGTGAGCCTGCTCGCCCTCGACGACGGCGGCTTCACTCTCGCCGTGCGACTGCGGGTGGACCTGCCGGGAATGGACCAGGGTGTGGCTGACGAGCTCGTCAAGGCCACCCACCAGGTCTGCCCCTACTCCAACGCCACCCGCGGCAACGTGGAGGTGGACCTGAGCGCCACCGTCTGAGCCCGAGCAGCCGTCCCGACGTGAGCGGCTCACGTCGCCGTCGGGGACGGGCACGAACCGGCAGGCGGCCGTGCAGCTTCGGGTCGTGCATGTAGGGGGTCGCCCGCGTAGAAAGCCGAGGCCTGTTGCAGAACTGCCGCCGACTGGCCCTGCCGCCTTCGCGGCGGGGCTGTCGCCCCCACTACGGCCGAGTCCCGCCGGCCTCGGCTCGCGCCGGACTCGGGCACCACCCGGAGGTGCCGGCCTCAGGACGCGACCGGCTCCGGCCGGAAGGCGTGGTCGATGTTGTCCTCGACCCAGTTGCGCAGGTGGTTGAGCGGGATCGCGGCGCTCTGACCGAGCGGGGTGAGGGAGTACTCGACGTGCAGCGGCACGGCGGGGTAGACCGTGCGGTCGAGGATGCCGAACTCCTCCAGACGGCGCAGGGTCTGGGTCAACACCTTCGGGCTGACGCCCTGAAGCTTGCGCTGGAGCTCTCCGAACCGCTGGGGTCCGCCCTCGAGGGCGCCGATGGCGAGGGCGGACCACTTGTTGGCGAGCAGGTCGAGCAGTGCGCGGCAGGGGCACTGGGCGGCGTAGACGTCGTGGTGCGAGTGCTGGCCGCTGGGGCAGGTGGTCGTCATGCTTGCTCTCCTCACCAGGTCACTTCCTGATGGGAAGTAATGGACCTTGAAGGTAACTATACCCACGGGGATAGCGTCGTCGACGTCAACAGGAAGGCCTGGCAACGGCCTTCCGCAGAGTGCTCTTTCAGGAGATGACGCATGTCCGCAGACATGATGCGCGCGGTGGTCCAGGACACCTTCGGCGGCCCGGAGGTGCTGCGGGTCGAGCGGGTGCCGCGCCCGGCGCCGCTGCCGACCGAAGTGCTGGTGCGGGTGCACGCCGCCGGAATCAACCCGGTGGACTGGAAGACCCGTGGCGGCACCGGCATGGCCGGCCTGCTGGGCGAGCCGCCGTTCACCCTCGGCTGGGACGTGTCCGGGGTGGTGGAGGAGGTCGGCTTCGGCGTGACCACCCTCAAGGTCGGCGACGAGGTGTACGGCATGCCGTGGTTCCCGCGCGTCGCCAACGCCTACGCCGAGTACGTGACCGCGCCGGCCCGGCAGTTCGCCCGCAAGCCCGCCACCCTCGACCACGTGCACGCGGCGGCCGTACCGCTGGCGGCGCTGACCGCCTGGCAGGCCGTCGTCGACACCGCCCACGTCACGGCTGGCCAGCGCGTCCTGATCACCGCCGCGGCCGGCGGCGTCGGCCACTTCGCCGTCCAGTTCGCCCGCCACCTGGGCGCCCACGTAATCGCCACCGCCAGCGCCGCCCGCCACCCCTGGCTCAAGGAACTCGGCGCCAACGAGAGCGTCGACTACACCACCACCCGGTTCGAGGACGCCATCAAGGACGTCGATGTCGTCATCGACCTGGTGGGCGACGCCCACGACAGCACCAGCACCCGCTCGCTGAAGGTACTGCGCCCGGGCGGCCTGCTGGTCGCGATTCCGGCCGGTGTCTCACCGGAGCTGGCGCAGGCCGCCGAGTCCGCCGGGGTGCGAGTCACCCCGTTCCTGGTCGAGCCGGACGGTGCCGCGCTGACGGCGATCGCCGGGCTGATCGACGCCGGCGAGGTCGCCGTCGAGGTGGAGGAGACCTTCCCGCTGGAGCAGGCCGGCGCGGCCCACGCCCGCGGCGAGGCCGGCCGCACCCGCGGCAAGCTCGTTCTGACTGTCACCAACTGAACCATTCTCACGTGGAGTTCGGAGAAAGCATGTACTACGAGATCCGCCGCTACCAGGCGCAGCCCGGACGTCGCGAGGAGTGGGTGCGTTACATGGAGGACGTGGTCATCCCGTTCCAGGCCTCGCTGGGCATGGACGTGACCGCCTCCTTCGTCGACGCCCAGGACGAGGACGGCTATGTGTGGATCCGCCGCTTCGAGGACGAGGCTCAGAGCGAGGCGCTGTACGAGGCGGTCTACCAGAACGACCGCTGGAAGAACGAGATCGGCCCGGTGGTCTACGGCCTGCTGATCCCCGAGAAGTCCGTCGTCACCCGCGTCACCCCCACGCCCGCCTCGCCGCTGCGGTGACCCGGCTGCGGCCCCCGCACCCGTCACTCGCCACCAGTACAGCGACACAGGAGACGCGGCAGCTGGAGCAGGACGCGCCCGGTGAGGTCCTCGCCGGCGGCGTCGGCCACCGTGCTGAGGACGGCGCCGATGTCCCACAGGGCCGTGGCTTCGGTGGCGCCCTCGATCCAAGCGGCGGTGGCGCGCACGAACCGTTCCGGGCTGAGCGGCTCGGCAGTCCGCAGCGGGTTGAGCAGGATCAGGGCCATGGTCTCCGGCAGGCGGGCGGCCAGTTCGGCGCGCACCTCGGCGACCAGGTGGGCGCCCAGTAGGGCCAGGACGACCCGGGCCGCGCGCTCGGCTTCCTGCGGGGTGTCGTACTTGGCGTTGCCCCGTCGCCGCG
The nucleotide sequence above comes from Streptomyces kaniharaensis. Encoded proteins:
- a CDS encoding amino acid ABC transporter ATP-binding protein, which produces MTTTAMVDIRGVHKSFGRLEVLRGVDLQVAAGSVTVILGPSGSGKSTLLRAVNHLEKLDRGYVSIDGELIGYRYAGGKLHERPEREVLRQRTDIGFVFQNFNLFPHLTVLDNVIEAPVSALRKPKSEARSSALDLLARVGLADKADTYPRQLSGGQQQRVAIARALALEPKVLLFDEPTSALDPELVGEVLDVIRDLARAGTTMIVVTHEIGFAREVADTVVFMDGGVVVEQGPPADVLDDPQHERTRAFLSKVL
- a CDS encoding ABC transporter substrate-binding protein codes for the protein MPLTRRALLASALGLVAALTLTACGSADTASADLGAGKGSAAPDGTLVNLTADQKRITTPKVDAVAALVPDAIRQRGTLQVVDSLGTTPPLDFYATDNKTIIGVEPDIAYLIGDVLGLKVELNPVSWENVFVGLDSGKYDVGLTNITVTEERKEKYDFATYRLDILGFETKKGTGWKVTGPKDVAGHTIAVQSGTNQEKLLVSWNDQNVKAGLKPVDIKYYQNASDRYLALSSGRIDAYLGPNPLLAFHAAQTGETEVIGTYSGAGADTVGKIGAATRKDDGLVKALNAAINEIIKNGTYGQALKRWGLANEAVPTSETNPPGLPKTNP
- a CDS encoding rhodanese-like domain-containing protein; this translates as MPEIPKTVDQLLAEARSPLHRLTPSQAAAAAREEGALLVDTRYGALRDRDGLIPGAVVVERNELEWRLDPQCPYRLPEATHHDLRVIVLCNEGYASSFAALSLRQLGLRRATDVIGGFQAWAAAGMPVTPPGAEPSVPTPHLPPHGRPS
- a CDS encoding cupin domain-containing protein codes for the protein MLRTDGTAVSSPTPAIRPTGNDGPTLGELLEFAHRTAADPGVLARLPRRPGERSWISLPAPGGAEAWVIGWPPGAETGWHDHGGSRGAFATASGLLRESSIAVELPTEGWRVLELADGVDRRRELSTGRGRAFGPHHVHQVVNPSRTEHAVSVHVYYPPLPLMRRYTRDGRVLRLTRTEQTQEW
- a CDS encoding FAD-dependent oxidoreductase — translated: MNSPAPAHARISIIGAGPGGLTCARILQRRGLAVTVHDRDPGPDARNQGGTLDLHADNGQIALREAGLLDEFFQLARPEGQEMRRLDPTGRMTSHQLPEADELFKPEIDRGQLRDLLLDSLQPGTVHWGQALDSISGPADGPRQLHFTDGTTVETDLVIGADGAFSRVRPAVSPAVPQYTGVSFLEARFSDVENRHPDLAELVGPGSAFSADGHRGLVAQRNSGNHIRAYVIRRVPVDWISRSGLTTDDTDGIRALLLDEYAHWSPRMHQMITDNDAPYVDRPIFALPVPHTWQHNPTVTLLGDAAHLMPPLGVGVNLAMLDASELALALANSTTVDEAIRTYEKTMLPRSTETAKMLEGGAEHLLSAD
- a CDS encoding TetR/AcrR family transcriptional regulator; this encodes MAETTIDRAGTGGRRERKKAATRQAIADTALRLFLERGYEQVGVREIAEVADVSVSTLFNYFPQGKEALVFDEDARHEAALVRAVTDRPPGQTVSDALRAHLTGFVDSAHTRDPRFADFQRLIQQTPALREYARAMWLRHEEALARALADQTGRPHDDLICAAYARFTLEIIAFAGSRPDPAAAVEQACLLLDQGWTTAVARHDPATATSPTA
- a CDS encoding alpha/beta fold hydrolase, giving the protein MNYGPHNPDATYVEHGYPEETFDTGEVTLNYATTGPADKPALLLIPAQGESWWGYEAAMKLLEDDFEVFAVDLRGQGRSTRTPGRYTLDNMGNDLVRFVSGRVRRSVVACGLSSGGVIAAWLSAYAPPGMLRGAYYEDAPLFSSEIQPPYGHGMHQAIGPWFTLISKYLGDQWSIGDWRGLKEAMARELPPVLAKGLAQMGAFMDGDEPPQTWKEYDPEWARAFATGSASASCDHARMLASVKVPVMFSHHFWKVDEESGRLQGAVSDLQVRHMRELITKAGQRFDYQSFPKAGHVMHQSDPQTYVAVLRDWISTLDA
- a CDS encoding SDR family oxidoreductase; this translates as MRVFVTGASGHLGSAIVPELVAAGHDVVGLARSDAAAAAVTGYGATAHRGDLAEPAAIAEAAADCDGVVHLAFDHEQMRSGNYPAAVAADLAVVHALGEALAGTGKPLVAASGTLGLVSAGLGRPGTEEDAGGPGGRTENENAVLALARRGVRSSVVRIPPITHSTLDRHGFARTLIAIAQRTGVSGYPGDGGNQWPAVHTLDVAHLFRLALENAPAGTRWHAAGDEGIPLRRIAQSIGDHLDIPTASIPADQLQAHFGFLAMVISLDNPTSALTTRQVLGWEPTHPGLLADFETGDYFKGLR
- a CDS encoding TetR/AcrR family transcriptional regulator; amino-acid sequence: MARWEPNAWERLERAALALFAERGYDATTVPEIADRAGLTKSTFFRHFADKREVVFGRQDMLAELFSDAIRAAGPSATIGDCLAAALESAAPGLTPERHDLAVQRRAIIAANSELQERELLKRARLTSAIADALRAHGADETTADLAAALGVLAFSTAFARWAAPENRQPYTEIARTTLRDLQSRAAGLAADTEVRA
- a CDS encoding OsmC family protein, with product MIARQQGVVLSESSVTATVSLLALDDGGFTLAVRLRVDLPGMDQGVADELVKATHQVCPYSNATRGNVEVDLSATV
- a CDS encoding winged helix-turn-helix transcriptional regulator; its protein translation is MTTTCPSGQHSHHDVYAAQCPCRALLDLLANKWSALAIGALEGGPQRFGELQRKLQGVSPKVLTQTLRRLEEFGILDRTVYPAVPLHVEYSLTPLGQSAAIPLNHLRNWVEDNIDHAFRPEPVAS